Genomic segment of Malania oleifera isolate guangnan ecotype guangnan chromosome 7, ASM2987363v1, whole genome shotgun sequence:
CCGGAACGGTCAAAAACCCTGGAAATGACTTAAGTTGTTCGAAAAACGGACCTGAAATGGCCTTGAAAGGCCTGGTCAACGGGTGCTGACGTGGCGTTTGACCGGTTGCTGACTGGGCGTTGACGCGGCCGCTGACGTGGACGCTGACGCGGCGTCTGGGAGAGGGTTGGAGGCGGGTCGGATCTCGAGCACGGATCCGGGTCGCGGTCGTGGATCCGGGTCGCGGTTCACTGTGCCGGGTTACGGGTCGGGCACGCGGGTCggatctcgccaatcgggcgaggaagacgcgtgcaggCGCGTGTCGCCGTCCCGAAGTCTTCGCCGGCGCGTGGGGGCGCGTGGGGCTTACCCTGGTGTCCGTTTGAGGCTTGGTTtacaccgttggaatcgtctcgagcTGAATTGCACAATGGAAGGCTCAATttgggattttgagcaacttcaaaaacTGGGAGAAAATAGAATTTCTCCTCTGTTCACCTCTGTTTGGTGAACTCCGgcgtacctggacgctctgataccactttgttgggttTTACCGATCAATCAATTGATGAATAAGATGAGtaaacaagcacacacacaaaattgacacaggagttacgtggttcggccaaattccggcctacgtccacgggagcgaggGATTATTATTTGCTGGGAAAAATAaacagagaggaggaggaggattccCTCAGCACTCACTCAACTCTCTCTTATCTCTTACTGCACTGCACTCTGCACACTCTGCACTCTGATTTACAAcaccacacacacatgtatatatacacacaagcgggagcaaaaaaaaaattcaacaatggGCGGCCGGAAATGTCAACATTTCCGGCAAAGCAGGTGGAGCCGGAAATGTTGACGGAGCAGGGCAGCCGGCGCCGTAGATATTGAAGGAGAGCAGCAGCCTTCTgttgactgggtatggatccatcagaGACAGCCTGATTGTCTGAGACCACTTAAATAAGTACTTTTCCGTTACATTCCAGGAGAAGAAGACGAGTTCATAACTGGTCCTTCATCAGGATCAAGATCAAGATCACGGGCCCCATGGCCGAGCTCACGCTCAGTGTCCTGCTTGCAGTAGTCCTTTGTGAGGGAGAAGGAGGAACGAGGGGGGCCCACCCAGTCTTCCGCCTCGAAAAACATTTTGGAGCAGTTGATGTTCTTCCCTGTGGTAGTCACCTCTAAGTGGCTACAATACCAACCTGGAAGCAGGCCGGAGCCGTCCGACGTCAGGCTCATCTTGCAAGCCGGCCCGTTGAGGCAATCCCCTCTCCCGCTGAAGATGTCGAGGTTGCCGCGCTCGAAGTAGTCGTGGTTTTGGCCCATCAGCCCGCCCCACGCCTCCAAATCCCGCATCTCCACCGTCGTGCCGTTGCCGTCGAAGAGCGCCAAGCCGATTTTGGCGTCCGTGCTGGCCCCCAAGACGTCCCCTGTTCTTATATACACTGTGTACACACAATCATCTCCCTTCCCCTGCCAAGTGCCAAATTTTTTTTAGACAAAAtaaagaggattttttttttctttacaaaatTGTAAATTGACCAACCACTCTAAGGTAAATGCATGTTTAATCTTACAAGAAAATAAATTGAGAAAGTTTGAATTGACAACTAATCACGAGACTCGATCTTACTAGACTAATGTAAGTTCAAATGAGAAAGATTTTGATAATTACCAGAGATGGTGGGAGAATAAAGATAGAGACTACGAGCAGAGTTTGGAATTTGAAGCAGAGGTCATTGAACTTCATggcctttcttttcttttcttctatttttgtcATCGAAACCAAGAGGATTGGATTTGAAGTTGAAGTTTCACCAATGTTACACCCATATTTATGCACAAAATTGTGGTGGAGATGAACTTTGATTAAGATTACTTTAAATGGGGAGTTGTATAATGCTTTATAGTTAGTTGACATTATTTGTCTATTTCTAAAGACTAGGGGCGACATGTTAAATCGTGgggagaaataaatttttcactTGTGCCAACGTGTTTGATTGTAatttattctttttaatttttaaaataatattttaccctttatgattttaaaaattgcCAAAAAAACCTTCTCATCTTTAATTATATTGATTAAATGAATATTTTCCAACTGttaagtatatgtgaaaaaatcaattttaataataaaatgatattttaaaatgtcGTATTtggtaaattaaattaaaaaaaaattgtcgaTATAGTGTcttaaaaactaattaaatgaCTCAATGACCTAATTTATTCCCAAGTTAACTTATCTATCTAGTCCAATTGCTTTGGAGATTGACCAATATTGACATCAgcataagaaaacaattttattattatttcaaaacttatttttaaaaatatataaaaatagaaattgctgataaatcataatactaCAAAATGTTTGTCAGAtgattttttcataaaaatttaataattaaacacatcataaaacaaataaaacatagtttaatattttaaattcaagtaacttatcaacatagtgttaaaaaaaattaaaattatataattcattttctttgtaagttaaaattataaaattggaTATTTAGTTCTACAGTATGTACAATATAAATGCtaaatgtagaaaaaaaaaaaactcaaatttctactaattgttttaccattgttcaaaataatttactaatttttcataattttatttaagttattatgttatatgttattaaaCTAGATTATGAAAGTAAGCCACAATTTGATCAACTAGTCAATTCAAACTGATTTTTtaaaaactatattttatttattaaagatATGTTTAGTCATTTACTTTTCATGAAATTTATATAGCaaatattttgtaaaaatataatcGCTTAAGTATTTTTATGAATTATTagtgttatttttttttcaaaatttatattttttataataataatttaattatgttgtcaTGCTTATGTGAGCCGATTGATTCGACTTAATTGTTAGATTTTCGAttcacttataagtttaatttccaaaaaatattataataattgaccaattttttaaatttaatttattaaattaatttctttttcatAATTTATCTTATCAAATTGAGTGAAACAGGTACAATTGTCATTTATTAAGGATaaagtttgattttttttcaCTAAATTTAAAGATGGACTAACAGTCAACTAACAGAAAATTTATTTTGTCATTAAAATTGAATCTCAAGAAGTTTTATGATAATTTTCAAAAACTTAGGGAATGAAGTGTCATATCTTGAAAAGTGAGAGGGTGTTGTTCGATTTACACTTTGATATATTTctactttacaaaaaaaaaaaaaaactattttgatTGAACACTTGCCTCCTATCTTATTTAATTACGAAATTACCCGTAATTAGTGCCGAGATGAATAAATCTTGATTTTACAAGCTACATTACATCATAGATTTTTAATATTTACAGAAGGTAAAAAACAAAgtgttttttgaaatttatggaaCGCATTTTCTTGATTGTCTGAAAGTAAAAGAGTGAGATAATTTATGggattatttaaaatatttatttaatgttttatattttatataaaacttTAATGATGATGTTTCCTGAGATTATAGCAATACTTGTCGTTCTCAAAGTACGTTTTTGCATGTGAAATGATATttgattttgactaaaatttgAATTGCCTTTTTAATAAGAATTTAAGAAACTAAGAAAAAATGTTTTTATCCGACAATCAAAGGAAATTAGTGTTCCCGAGATTGGAGCTTATAAAGCTAAAAAAGTGTATTAAACACAAATTGCACAATTCCCTTAAATTAAAACGACCACCAAGTAACTCTCTCAAAGTATTTTATAAGATACACAGCCTTCTTCCTTAAAAAACCATTAGTGTTCTTaacatatttatgtttttaattcTAAAAATTCCCTTAAACTTAATaaagattaaaaaattttaattgctAGTTCATTGCTTCTAAGTGTTATATTTTTGGGATCATGTATTAGCGGATTTATAATTCATTTGGTTTTTACCCGTTGCATTTCATATGCTACAACAACATCCCTATTCACGGGTTATAGACCCATAATCATTGAAGgtgaaaaatatttaagttttcgGTCTTGTGATGATATTTAAGAcccaaaaaaaaagtaaatttcaatttttttaaaacgtTGGCATGGTTCATTGGATCGTTCCGAAGTGTTGCATTTTTGGGAATATAAATTAATGAATTTTTCGTACATTTGATAATTATTCATGAAATTTGACACCCCATTTTATCCGACCATTTATATAGCAAAATATAGGTGTTTTCTTTAATTTAGTTCTTTCTAGTCATTAGTTTTTCGGTGTCTTCTAAGGTCTTGTCTTATTTGGTTCTCTCATTTTGATTATCTTAATCTCGCGGCCTTGACTCATAATTTCATTCATAGGTCTCGTGGTATAAATTGTCATTCATTCTTTTGCatcatgagtacaattcaattttaagaaaatacaaaatgaaaaatattgcTTTCACTCTTAGGCTGCTGCTATCGGGTCTTCTTCATCACATGCATACACAAGAGAAGAATTTCTAATGTTGGTTTAAATGTTAAACAGATTAGGCCCATTTTTTTAggccaattttttaaaattcaatgcAGGCCCGACCCCTTTGGGTCTGTTGTTAAATTAGTAGCCCTAAGGCTTGTTTTTATTGCTTAAAGGCCAATCATGGGTCTGGTTATTAAAAACTCAGCCTAATTTTGGATTGAGGACAATCGAGGGCCCAACCTAGCAGCCTCTCATGGCCGTTCCCCATGATAGGCATGCATGTTTTCTCCCTTTTCCCACGAATCATTTTTCATGGCTTGGTTGGTTCCCATGGCCAGCCACCTTCTCCAATTTCCTATGAGCTAGTTTCCATGACtagcttgcctataaatagaagaaGAGTTTCAAATTCAAAAGAGGGGGGCTGAAAATTTAAAACAGTGGAATAAATTGAAACATAATAGCAGGTTGGGAGTTGAAATAGAAAAGGAGAGATTTCAGTGGACAGGAGCTGAAAATTGACAGAAAATGGCtgaaaaattcatatttcaaaGGCTATAGAAATTAAAATAGAGAGGTTGGGGAAGAAAATCAAGATTAGGAAGTTGGGAACTGAgataaaaaagagagagagagagagagagagagagagagagagagagagagagagagagagagagagagagagagagagagatgctaaAGGGGAGCTGCAGATTGACTCAAGCTGAGGATAGAAAAAGCACTGAAAAAGAGGCAGTGCAGAACTTCTAAGAATAGATTCAGAAGGCTTTGAAGAAGCTTAGTGGAAAAAACCAAGAGGTTAGTACCCCTTCCATAAACCTCTTTAGTAAATATCTGAATTATTGAGTTAATCATACAAGCTTACATTTAATTTTAGAGAAATCCTCAAAAGCAAATTGTTACAACAACAACGACGACGACACagcaaaaccaagccttaagtcacACTAGGAGAGGTcggttacatgaatcatttttcatcaatttatgcaatcatggacaatttcttttgacaaatttaggtCTATTAAATCATTACACAttatctcattctaagttattttaggtctacccctacctttTCTACTACCCCCTATAATAACTAACTTACTCTTCCTTATTGGCGCACTATGTGACCTATGTTGTAAGTGTCCAAACCATCTGAGttgcccctctcttatcttatcttctacaggaaTTACGCCTAATTTGCTAAGAATATGTTCAATATTTTTTCGAAATTAGAATCATTAAAGTCCAAAAATCAGTGTCCTAAAAAAACTAGCCAAAGAGATCACAACAAAGCCTAGCAAAAATTCCCAAACTGAACCTTAAAACCATACTAGGGCCTTACAAAAATCAAAAGGGGTTCGATCGAAATGACCCTGAAATTCTGGTCAATTTGACTCGTGTTG
This window contains:
- the LOC131160743 gene encoding PLAT domain-containing protein 3-like, encoding MTKIEEKKRKAMKFNDLCFKFQTLLVVSIFILPPSLGKGDDCVYTVYIRTGDVLGASTDAKIGLALFDGNGTTVEMRDLEAWGGLMGQNHDYFERGNLDIFSGRGDCLNGPACKMSLTSDGSGLLPGWYCSHLEVTTTGKNINCSKMFFEAEDWVGPPRSSFSLTKDYCKQDTERELGHGARDLDLDPDEGPVMNSSSSPGM